The Vibrio syngnathi DNA window TTGTGTGTTTACTGTCTGTTGCAGTTCCCACAGGCGATCTTTCTTCTCTTGTGCTGGTACATCACATGGGTAATCAGCAGCAGGTGTACCTGGACGAGGAGAGAAAACAAAGCTGAAGCTCATATCGAAATCAACTTCTTTGATTAGCTTCATTGTATCTTGGAAGTCTTGCTTAGACTCACCAGGGAAACCAACAATAAAGTCAGAGCTGATTTGAATATCAGGACGAGCTTTACGCAGTTTACGGATAATTGATTTGTATTCGATTGCCGTATGCGGGCGTTTCATCATCGTAAGAATACGGTCACTACCACTTTGTACAGGCAAGTGTAAGAAGCTCACGAGTTCAGGTGTGTCTTTGTAAACTTCAATGATGTCATCACCAAATTCAAGCGGGTGGCTTGTAGTGAAACGAATACGGTCGATACCATCGATAGACGCAACTAGGCGAAGTAGTTCTGCAAATGTGCAGATGTCGCCTTCGTAAGTAGGGCCACGGAATGCGTTTACGTTTTGGCCTAGTAGGTTAACTTCACGAACGCCTTGCTCTGCAAGTTGTGCAACTTCGTAGAGGACATCATCCATTGGACGGCTAACTTCTTCACCACGAGTATATGGCACAACACAGTAAGTGCAGTACTTAGAACAACCTTCCATGATAGAAACGTACGCCGTTGCGCCGTCTGCTTTTGGCTCTGGCAGGTTATCGAATTTTTCGATCTCAGGGAAAGAGATGTCCATTACTGGCTTTTCGTTAGACAGTGATGACTTAATCATCTCTGGCAAACGGTGTAATGTTTGTGGGCCAAAGATTACGTCTACGTAAGGTGCACGTTGACGAATGTGGTCACCTTCTTGAGTCGCTACACAGCCACCCACACCGATCACCACACCTTCTTTTTTATCTTTAAGCGTTTTCCAACGACCAAGCTGGTGGAATACTTTTTCTTGCGCTTTTTCGCGGATAGAACAAGTATTCAATAGTAGTACGTCTGCTTCCTCAGGTACTTCAGTTAGCTCATAGCCATTTGCAGCGTTAAGCAGGTCGGCCATTTTTGATGAATCATATTCATTCATCTGACAGCCCCAAGTTTTAATTAGCAGTTTCTTACTCATTATATGTTCGCTCGATCGTTAGTTTAATTTAAGGGAGCAAATCGCCCATTATTCATCCGCTAGCTCCGTTCGTCATAATTCGGTATTCAATTTTATGACAGGCTCTAGCGGCAAGCGGCGTATTGTACTGGTTTCAAAACCGACTGACTAGTAGTCTGAACAAATCTCTTATGTAGTGGTTTTTATTATCGTCAACGCCATATGCCATAAGGGGTAACCCTTCTTTCGAATAAGGTTTTTGGTTACAAGTTCGTTAAGAAAAAGTACAATCAAAAACAGTCAAAGAATCAAACTGATAAGTACAAAATATGAACAGTTACGATATTGTAGTCGTCGGTGGCGGCATGGTTGGTGCAGCAACAGCAATCGGTTTTGCAAAGCAAGGTCTGAGTGTTGCGGTGATCGAAGGTTTTGCCCCACAAGCTTTTGATGAGTCGCAAGCGATGGACATTCGTGTGTCAGCGATTTCTCAAGCATCGGTCGATTTGCTTGAAGATCTTGGTGCATGGCAAAGTATTGCAGCGATGCGCGTCTGTTCTTACAAGCGATTGGAAACTTGGGAACATCCAGAGTGTCGTACTCGGTTTGATGCAGCATCTCTTGATTTACCTCGTTTAGGCTATATTGTCGAGAACAGACTGATCCAGTTAGGTTTATGGTCTCAATTTGATGCCTACGACAATCTCGACTTGTTATGTCCAGAAAAGCTTGATGAGATTGAGTTTGGTGAAACCAATATCGTTAAGCTTCAATCAGGAGCTGAGTTATCAGCGAAGTGGGTGATTGGTGCTGATGGCGCGAACTCAGCCGTTCGTCAGCAAGCTGGGATTGGTATTACCGCTTGGGATTATCGACAGCACTGCATGCTTATCAACGTAGAAACAGAACAGCCTCAACAAGATATTACTTGGCAGCAATTCCTACCAACTGGTCCTCGTTCATTTTTGCCATTGTGTTCTCTAACCTCCGACGGTCAAGAAGTCGGGCAGGGATCGTTGGTTTGGTATGACTCCCCATCTCGCATTAAGCAATTATCATCGATGAGCCCTGAAAAGCTGCGTAATGAAGTACTTGCTAACTTCCCCACGGAATTAGGAGACATCAAAGTCCTCAACTCTGGTTCGTTCCCTCTTACTCGACGTCATGCGCAATCTTACTTCAAGAACAATTGTATTTTGGTTGGAGATTCTGCACACACGATCAACCCATTAGCAGGGCAGGGTGTCAATTTAGGCTTTAAAGATGTTGCCGCTCTATTAGATATTTCCAAAGAAAAAGGTGAATTGAATCAAGCTGTAGCAAGACGCTATGAAGTGATGAGAAGAGGCGACAACTTAATGATGCAGAGTGGAATGGATTTCTTCTACAAGACATTCAGCAACGACATTGGCCCGTTAAAGTTTGTCCGCAATGCTGCACTAAAGTTAGCAGAAAACTCAGGGCCGATTAAAGCTCAAGTATTGAAATACGCCTTGGGCCTTTAAAACGGTTAGTTCAGGTTGTTTTTATAGATAAGGAGAGCCGATGCTCTCTTTTTTTGTTTTTGTTTTTGTTGTAGTGCTTATTGTTGCTGAGTAACACAAACAGGCGCATCAATAGCTAAAGAGCATCCCGTATAGGTGAGAGAACCATCCTCAACATTGCGTTTGAATGACGCGAGGTTGTTGGAGTGCTGGTTGGCGGCGATAAGCCATTGGCCGTCATTAGTGATATGAAAGTCGCGAGGGAACTTACCTTCAACATCGTAACTATCCATAAAAATGAGCTTTTGAGTGACTGAATCGATTCGAAAACAACTGATTCTTGATTGATGTCGGCAAGACACATAAAGGAATTGCTCATCAGGCGATAGCTTAATTGCAGCGGCGGCTTCTCCCTTATCCATATTAGGTAATGCATCAATCTCATCCACTATATTCCAAATACCTAAAGACTTTTCCAAAATCAATATCGTTTCAGAGAGCTCACAGATTACATAGGCTTTGTCTTCAGCTTTGTTGAAGATTAGGTGACGAGTTCCATTTCCTGCGGGCGCTTTAATAGACTGCATTGGCTCATCAAGGAACTCTTCTTGCTCTTCGTCAAAGTAATAGAAGTTGATTCGATCGGTGCCGAGATCGACAGTCACAAACTGTGGTGAGTTTTGTAAGAACAAACATTGATGGGCGTGTGGGCTAGTTTGTCTGTCTTTGTTCGGCCCTGAGCCAACCATCTTGATTGTTTTGAGTCGTTTATCGATGTTGCCATTGATACTTAAGCTAAAGATATCAAATGTACCTGACGAGTATTGGGAAGTTATAGCAAATTTATTGTGTGGATCTATCGCAACGTGGCAGGGGTGAGCGCCCGAGATTAGGCCTGTATTGGACGCGATTTGTGAATCAACATTAGGTATATGAATGAGTTTCGGCAGTTTCTTTTGCTCAACCTCAGATGCTGTATAGATTCCAGACTTTGTCGCGGTGACAAAAGAGGGGTTATGACATTCGGCAATAAGCTCTAGAGGTAATAGTTTTCCTGTTTCTAGATCTAACTGAGTTTGATAGACACCTTGGCTTTTACTTGGCGTATCCGTGTAGCAACCGATCGTTAATGGGAGGGTTTTCATAGGTAGTCATACTCAATTAGAAAGTGGAGCAGACATTGTCTTATAAAATCGTATTAAAAGTGAGGTTATAGAAGAGAATACTTGGTGACTTGGCTAGCAGAATTGCATATTCCAGATAAAACAAAACCCAGCTAAAAAGCTGGGTTCTATTCAATGATGGTGCGGTCGGAGAGACTTGAACTCTCACACCTTACGGCGCCAGAACCTAAATCTGGTGCGTCTACCAATTCCGCCACGACCGCAGCAAAGCTTTTACTCTAGCAAAGAGTATAGTTAAGAAGACTTATGGTTTGTCTAAGTAACGTTGTAATGGCTGGGCTACCTGGATTCGAACCAGGGAATGCTGGCATCAAAAGCCAGTGCCTTACCGCTTGGCGATAGCCCAACAGGATATCAATTAAGATATCTAAATAATGGTGCGGTCGGAGAGACTTGAACTCTCACACCTCTCGGCGCCAGAACCTAAATCTGGTGCGTCTACCAATTCCGCCACGACCGCAGCAAAGCTTTCCTCTCAACTAAGTAAAGAGCCTAGCGAAGAGTATAGTTATATCGACATTGGTGATTCAATATAACGTTGTTTGTACTTTTTCTTTCATAAAGAAAGAATGGTGGCTACTGCGGGATTCGAACCTGCGACCCCATCATTATGAGTGATGTGCTCTAACCAACTGAGCTAAGTAGCCAATAGTGAATTTTTATGTATTCACTATTTTATCTCTAATTAAAGAGAAATAATGGTGCGGTCGGAGAGACTTGAACTCTCACACCTCTCGGCGCCAGAACCTAAATCTGGTGCGTCTACCAATTCCGCCACGACCGCAGCAAAGCTTTCCTCTCAACTAAGCAAAGAGCCTAGCGAAGAGTATATAGTTAAGAAGACTTATGGTTTGTCTAAGTAACGTTGTAATGGCTGGGCTACCTGGATTCGAACCAGGGAATGCTGGCATCAAAAGCCAGTGCCTTACCGCTTGGCGATAGCCCAACAGGATATCAATTAAGATATCTAAATAATGGTGCGGTCGGAGAGACTTGAACTCTCACACCTCTCGGCGCCAGAACCTAAATCTGGTGCGTCTACCAATTCCGCCACGACCGCAGCAAAGCTTTCCTCTCAACTAAGTAAAGAGCCTAGCGAAGAGTATAGTTATATCGACATTGGTGATTCAATATAACGTTGTTTGTACTTTTTCTTTCATAAAGAAAGAATGGTGGCTACTGCGGGATTCGAACCTGCGACCCCATCATTATGAGTGATGTGCTCTAACCAACTGAGCTAAGTAGCCAATAGTGAATTTTTATGTATTCACTATTTTATCTCTAATTAAAGAGAAATAATGGTGCGGTCGGAGAGACTTGAACTCTCACACCTCTCGGCGCCAGAACCTAAATCTGGTGCGTCTACCAATTCCGCCACGACCGCAGCAAAGCTTTCCTCTCAACTAAGCAAAGAGCCTAGCGAAGAGTATATAGTTAAGAAGACTTATGGTTTGTCTAAGTAACGTTGTAATGGCTGGGCTACCTGGATTCGAACCAGGGAATGCTGGCATCAAAAGCCAGTGCCTTACCGCTTGGCGATAGCCCAACAGGATATCAATTAAGATATCTAAATAATGGTGCGGTCGGAGAGACTTGAACTCTCACACCTCTCGGCGCCAGAACCTAAATCTGGTGCGTCTACCAATTCCGCCACGACCGCAGCAAATCTTTATAGTTATATCGACATTGGTGGTTCGATGTAACGTTGTGCTCTTGGTTTGCTATTTAGCTTAAAAACAAGCCAACTAAAAACAAAGAGTTTTAATAGTGGCTGGGCTACCTGGATTCGAACCAGGGAATGCTGGCATCAAAAGCCAGTGCCTTACCGCTTGGCGATAGCCCAACAGGATGTCAATTAAGACATCTAAATAATGGTGCGGTCGGAGAGACTTGAACTCTCACACCTCTCGGCGCCAGAACCTAAATCTGGTGCGTCTACCAATTCCGCCACGACCGCAGCAAATCTTTATAGTTATATCGATATTGGTGATTCGATGTAACGTTGTGCTCTTGGTTTACTATTTAGCTTAAAAACAAGCTAAGTAAAAAACAAAGAGTTTTAATAGTGGCTGGGCTACCTGGATTCGAACCAGGGAATGCTGGCATCAAAAGCCAGTGCCTTACCGCTTGGCGATAGCCCAACAGGATATCAATTAAGATATCTAAATAATGGTGCGGTCGGAGAGACTTGAACTCTCACACCTCTCGGCGCCAGAACCTAAATCTGGTGCGTCTACCAATTCCGCCACGACCGCAGCAAAGCTTTCCTCTCAACTAAGTAAAGAGCCTAGCGAAGAGTATAGTTATATCGACATTGGTGATTCAATATAACGTTGTTTGTACTTTTTCTTTCATAAAGAAAGAATGGTGGCTACTGCGGGATTCGAACCTGCGACCCCATCATTATGAGTGATGTGCTCTAACCAACTGAGCTAAGTAGCCATCTGAGAGCGAAGTAATATAATATAATCTCGCTTCCAATGCCATTATCTTTTTAAAGATAATTACACTTTAAATTGTGGCTGGGCTACCTGGATTCGAACCAGGGAATGCTGGCATCAAAAGCCAGTGCCTTACCGCTTGGCGATAGCCCAACAATGATATCAATTAAGATATCTCAATATGGTGCGGTCGGAGAGACTTGAACTCTCACACCTCTCGGCGCCAGAACCTAAATCTGGTGCGTCTACCAATTCCGCCACGACCGCTTTACTTTCCTAAAAACTCTTTGCTGTAAATAAACATATGTTTAATAACAAACAGAGTGCTTAGGAAATGGTGGCTACTGCGGGATTCGAACCTGCGACCCCATCATTATGAGTGATGTGCTCTAACCAACTGAGCTAAGTAGCCATTTCCAAATTGTTGCTCATTTCGAGACGTTGCCGCTTCGTTGTGAACGGGGCGCATTATGCGGAGTTGAGTGAAACCCGTCAACTTTTTTTTTGAATAAATCACGAATAAACATCTGTTCGGTTTCTTTTTAGTCAAAGAGGCGTATTTGTCAGCAAGAAATAGGTTCAAATGCCGATATATATAGGAAGTTAAGTTTTGGATAAGAAGCTCTTTAGAAAGAGCGAAAATGAAAAAGGCCAGTGAATTCACTGGCCTTTTATTAGATGTTTATCGGTAATTAAACGTTGAAACGGAAGTGAACAACATCACCGTCTTTAACGATGTATTCTTTGCCTTCAAGACGCCATTTACCTGCATCTTTTGCTCCGCTTTCACCGCCAAATTCGATGAAATGTTCGTAACCAACTACTTCAGCACGGATGAATCCTTTTTCGAAGTCGGTGTGGATCTTACCTGCAGCTTGTGGCGCAGTCGCACCTACAGGGATAGTCCAAGCGCGAACTTCTTTAACACCCGCAGTAAAGTAAGTTTGAAGAGTCAGTAGTTCGTAACCAGAGCGGATCACTCGGTTAAGGCCTGGTTCTTCGATACCCATGTCTGCAAGGAACTCTTCACGATCTTCATCGTCAAGTTCAGAAAGCTCAGATTCGATTGCAGCACAAACAGCAACAACAACGTTGTTCTCTTTTTCTGCGTACTCACGAACTGCGTCTAGGTAAGGGTTGTTTTCAAAACCATCTTCAGCAACGTTTGCGATGTACATTGTTGGCTTAAGTGTTAGGAAGTTAAGGTAGTCGATCGCCGCTACTTCTTCTTTAGCAAGTTCAACAGTACGAGCCATACCACCTTCAGTCAGGATAGGTAGTAGCTTTTCAAGAACCGTAGTTTCGAATTTAGCGTCTTTATCGCCGCCTTTTGCTTTTTTAGCATTGCGGAAGATCGCACGTTCACAGCTATCTAGATCGGCAAGAGCAAGCTCAAGGTTGATCACTTCGATATCTTCGATAGGTGATACTTTGCCTGAAACGTGAACGATGTTTTCGTTTTCAAAGCAGCGTACAACGTGACCGATAGCATCAGTTTCGCGGATGTTAGCTAGGAACTTGTTACCTAGACCTTCGCCTTTAGATGCGCCAGCAACTAGGCCTGCGATATCTACGAATTCCATTGTCGTTGGAAGGATCTTCTGTGGATTAACAATTTTTGCTAATGCATCTAAGCGTAGATCTGGAACCGGAACGATACCTGTGTTTGGTTCGATCGTACAAAATGGAAAGTTTGCTGCTTCGATGCCTGCTTTAGTCAGTGCGTTAAACAGAGTTGACTTACCAACGTTTGGTAGACCAACGATGCCACATTTAAAACCCATGATATAAACCTTATTCTGCTTTGAACGTATGTAAGCGATTTTGTGCTTTTGGTAGGCCATCTTTCAATAAGATGTCTAGGCTACGAACCGATTCGTCAACGACAGCCTCGATACACTCTTGCTCTTTCGCAGGAGCTTTGCCTAATACATAACCTGCAACTTTATCTTTGTGTCCTGGATGGCCAATGCCTAATCTAAGACGATAGAATTCTTTATTGTTACCCTGTTTGCTGATGATGTCTTTCAGACCATTATGTCCTCCATGACCACCACCTTTTTTAAACTTTCCAATACCAGGAGGAAGATCTAACTCATCGTGAGCGACCATGATCTCTTCTGGCTTAATTTGGTAGAACTTTGCTAAGGCAGCAACTGCTTTGCCTGACAAGTTCATAAAAGTCGTTGGGATCAGCAAACGAAGATCTTCACCATGAACCATGATACGACCCGTTAGGCCAAAGAACTTTGGTTCGTTCTTCAGTGTCACGTTATGTACACGTGCTAATTCTTCAACTACCCAAGCACCCGCATTGTGGCGAGTTTTGGCGTATTCTGGACCTGGATTAGCCAGTCCAACGAGAAGTTTTATTTGTTGGCTCAAGGTATGGATCTCTCTTGGGATTTCAAAAAGCGCCGTATGATATCACAGTTTATGAAAAAGGTGCGAGCTAGCTGATAGCAACTCAATGATTCAAACTGTGCTCAAATTCACTTTGTGGTCGTTATACCAATCGTAGTAAATAACTGGTCACCCTAGCTGGTTAAAATGCTCGATAACTGCGTTATAATTTTTGATTGTAGAATAACTACTTATCAAAAAATCACGCCTTGTTCTCAAGCTTTTTTCCTGCGCTATTTCTGAACACTTACTTACTGTGATTGGTATTAGATATAAAAAAAGCACTTCATCGAATGAAGTGCTTAATATCTTTTTCAGATTGTTCTGCTAAAGCAAAGCTATAGAGCTTTGATTAGTTGAACATCGCAGAGATAGACTCTTCGTTGCTGATACGACGAATCGCTTCAGCAAGCATGCGAGAAAGGCTTAGTTCAGTTACTTTACCTGTCGCAGCCATCTCTGGAGAAAGCTTGATTGAATCAGTAACAATAACTTGGTCTAGAACTGAATTGCGGATGTTTTCTGCAGCAGTACCAGAGAATACAGCGTGAGTTGCGTAAGCGAATACACGCTTAGCACCGCGCTCTTTAAGCGCTTCAGCTGCTTTACACAGTGTGCCACCAGTGTCGATCATGTCATCAACGATAACACAGTCACGACCTTCAACATCACCGATTAGGTTCATTACTTCAGAAACGTTAGCACGTGGACGACGCTTATCAACGATAGCGATGTCAACATCACCTAGCGCTTTAGCTGTAGCTCGAGCACGTACAACACCACCAAGGTCTGGAGAAACCACTACTGGGTTTTCTAGACCACGGTTAGCCATGTCTTCTAGAAGAACTGGAGTGCCGAAGATGTTATCAACAGGTACATCGAAGAAGCCTTGGATTTGCTCTGCGTGTAGGTCGATAGTAAGAACGCGGTCAACGCCAACGTTAGAAAGGAAATCTGCAACAACTTTTGCAGTAATAGGCACACGAGCAGAACGTACACGACGATCTTGACGGGCATAACCGAAGTAAGGGATTACAGCAGTAATACGGCCAGCAGAAGCACGGCGCATTGCGTCAATCATTACCACCAATTCCATAAGGTTGTCATTGGTTGGTGCACAAGTTGATTGAATCAGGAATACATCGCTACCACGAACGTTTTCATTGATTTGAACAGCGACTTCGCCATCAGAAAAACGGTCTACAGTAGCATCGCCAAGAGAGATGTATAGACGATCAGCAATACGTTGGGCTAGTTCAGGTGTTGCGTTACCAGCAAATAGCTTCATATCAGGCACGGTGGAAACCTCGGGTTGCGTCCAGTTTTAAATAGATTGTGGGTGGGCTGATTGGTATTCAGCCAAAGTTTCTTTCAAAGGAGAAATGTTTCGTCCTTTCGCGACAAACGCGGAAACTGTGTCAGGCAGTTGCTCTAGCACCAATTCGGCTTCTTTTTTGCTGCTAAATTCAGCAAAAACGCACGAACCTGTGCCAGTCAATCTCGACGGCGCGTATTGTAGCAGCCATGAAAGTTGCTTATCAACCTCTGGGTACAGCATTCGCACAATTTTTTCGCAATCGTTTACGTATTCTTGCTCTAGAAGCGTTGCTAGCGCTCGCTTTGGCGTATTTCGAGTTAATTCTGAATGTGTGAATATGTCTACAGTTGCTATGCTCACTTGAGGTTTGACAACGAGATACCATTTTTCATCCGGATTAGCTGGCTGTAGTTTTTCTCCAATCCCTTCAGCAAAGGCGGCGTACCCTCGAACGAAGACAGGAACGTCAGCGCCAAGCTTCAAACCGATCTCGGCGAGTTGATCATCTGACAGGTTGAGTTGCCATAAATGGTTGAGAGCGACTAACACGGTTGCGGCATTTGAAGAGCCCCCACCAATACCGCCTCCCATTGGAAGCACTTTCTTTAACTCAATATCCGCACCGAAAGTCGTCGATGTATATTGTTGAAGGGCAGTTGCAGCTTTCCAGATCAAGTTATCTTCTGTCGCAACGCCTGGAATCTCAGGTGTGATGGTTATCGAGCTTGTTTTTCGGTTTGCGGTAACCGTAAGTTCATCACCAAAGTCGACAAACTGAAATAGGGTCTGAAGTTCGTGATAGCCATTGTCGCGTTGGCCAGTGATATAGAGAAATAAATTCAGCTTAGCTGGCGAAGGCCAGTGCGTTGGCGTTGTTATCATTTTTTCAGTGTCCACTTCGAAACTACAATGTTGATTTTGTTCTCGTCTTGCTTGAATGACAATCGGATAGGGAGGGGAATTGTCTCTACGTTCGTGCTGTCTTCACCAGAGTTCTTGTTGTCTTCACCAGATAATAGTGTACTTGGCACCTCTACATTTCGGTAATTATCAAAATTGAGTGTCCATAATTGACCGCTGACTTGTTTGGACAGAGATTCAAGGGTGTTGGTGGTGTTCAATTGGTAGTTGTCTGCTTGGTCAGGAATGCCAAGGAACCATTGTGGTAAGTGATCTATGGGGATCTGCAATCCAGTAAGTTGTTCTACCAAGGCTGAAGCACTCGCATGAGTAAATACTTGGTCATCATAGGTCACGACTTTTGCACCCGATGGTTCGATGGTTAGGTTCAATGCGGTTTGACCGAGAAAAGTCGTAAGCCTTAGTTGACTCTGATTTGGTGAATGCTTCCATATGAAGTTTAGGCTTTGGCGCTGCTCTGGAGAAATATAAGCGAGCTTGCCTGAGGCTTGATAGTTTTCTATCTGTAAAAGCCGGTTTTGGTGACTTTGCCACTCAACGCTGGTCGGTTGTTCTGGGATAGACGAGCAACCCACCATAATTATGGTCAAAAAAATAAGAGACGTGATTTTACGAAGCTTGCTCATATTTGCTCACAACTTGTTCAAATTTATCTAAAAAACGCTTCAACTATAGCATTGAATTCACGAACTCAAGAAAACAAATCCCGCTTGCTCTTTAAATAGAGCCATGCATCAAGTAAAATTCGCCCCTTGTTTCCATTCCCTGATCGAGAACTTCTGATACATGTCTTTGCTTGCCGTAGGTATCAATCACAATACAGCGTCGGTTGAATTGCGAGAAAAAGTCGCTTTTGGTCCAGATAAATTATCTGAGGCACTTAAGCAACTTAACGCAAATGCACACGTAAATGGAAGTGTCATACTTTCTACCTGTAATCGAACTGAAGTGTATTGTGACGTCAAAGGCGTGGCAAAAAACAAGTTGATCGATTGGCTGTCTGTATTTCATCAAGTTAGCCCTGAAGAATTAAAACCGAGTATCTACATCCATGAAGAACAAGCCGCGATTAAGCATTTAATGCGCGTTGCCTGTGGTTTGGACTCTCTGGTTCTGGGTGAGCCGCAAATTCTTGGTCAGGTAAAACAGGCTTACACCGATTCGCGAGAGAACAAATCTGTTGATGCTTCAATGGAAAAACTGTTCCAGAAATCATTTTCTGTTGCGAAGCGAGTTCGAACTGAAACCGAAATTGGTGGCAGTGCGGTTTCTGTTGCTTACGCAGCCTGTACATTAGCTAAACACATCTTTGAATCAATTGCTGAATCAACAGTGTTATTGGTGGGTGCGGGAGAAACCATTGAACTGGTGGCTAAACACTTGTCAGCCAATGGTTGTACCAAGATGATTGTGGCTAACCGAACTCGTGAGCGTGCTTTAGGACTAGCTGAAGAATTTGGTGCTGAAGTTATCAGCTTAAACGAGATACCTGATCATCTTCATCGAGCGGATATTGTGATCAGCTCAACCGCAAGTCCGTTACCTATTATTGGTAAGGGCATGGTAGAGACCGCGCTCAAGACAAGAAAACATCAGCCGATGTTGTTGGTTGATATTGCGGTTCCCCGAGATGTTGAGTCTCAGGTCGGTGAACTGAATGATGCTTACCTATATTCCGTTGATGATCTGCAGTCGATAGTTGATGGCAACATTGAACAGCGTAAAGTGGAAGCGATTCAAGCGGAAGCCATCGTTAGTGAAGAAAGTGCCGCGTTCATGAGTTGGATGCGCTCACTGCAAGCGGTAGACAGTATTCGTGACTATCGCAAATCGGCCAATGAAATCCGAGAAGAATTATTAAGTAAAAGTTTGCAATCACTGGCCGCTGGCGGTGACCCTGAAAAAGTTTTACTTGAGCTAAGTAACAAGCTCACAAACAAATTGATCCATGCTCCAACGCGTGCGCTTCAAAGTGCCGCAGAGCAAGGAGAACCTGCAAAATTAACGGTCATTAGACAGAGTTTGGGCTTAGAAAACCCTCAATAATATTCGACCCCTATTAAGATAAGACATTATGAAAGCCTCGATTCTAATAAAGCTTGAAACACTTGTTGAACGCTATGAAGAAGTTCAACATCTACTTGGTGATCCCGATGTACTTGGGAATCAAGATAAATTCCGTGCCTTGTCAAAAGAGTATTCTCAATTAGAAGAGGTGACGGGGTGCTTTAAATCATACCAGCAAGCTCAAGAAGATTTAGAAGCTGCTGAAGAGATGGCAAATGAAGACGACGCAGAAATGCGTGAAATGGCTCAAGAAGAAATCAAAGATGCGAAAGCGAACATTGAACGTCTGACTGATGAGCTGCAAATTCTTCTGATTCCAAAAGATCCAAACGATGAGCGTAACTGTTTCTTAGAGATTCGTGCCGGCGCAGGTGGCGATGAAGCGGGTATCTTTGCAGGTAACCTTTTCCGTATGTACTCTAAGTTTGCAGAGAAGAAAGGCTGGCGCGTTGAAATCATGAGCAGTAATGCTTCTGAACAAGGTGGCTACAAAGAGATGATCGCTAAAGTTAGTGGCGACGCTGTTTACGGCACAATGAAGTTTGAGTCTGGCGGCCACCGTGTACAACGTGTACCTGAAACTGAATCTCAAGGCCGTGTTCATACTTCTGCATGTACCGTTGCGGTTATGCC harbors:
- the pth gene encoding aminoacyl-tRNA hydrolase, encoding MSQQIKLLVGLANPGPEYAKTRHNAGAWVVEELARVHNVTLKNEPKFFGLTGRIMVHGEDLRLLIPTTFMNLSGKAVAALAKFYQIKPEEIMVAHDELDLPPGIGKFKKGGGHGGHNGLKDIISKQGNNKEFYRLRLGIGHPGHKDKVAGYVLGKAPAKEQECIEAVVDESVRSLDILLKDGLPKAQNRLHTFKAE
- a CDS encoding 2-octaprenyl-3-methyl-6-methoxy-1,4-benzoquinol hydroxylase, whose product is MNSYDIVVVGGGMVGAATAIGFAKQGLSVAVIEGFAPQAFDESQAMDIRVSAISQASVDLLEDLGAWQSIAAMRVCSYKRLETWEHPECRTRFDAASLDLPRLGYIVENRLIQLGLWSQFDAYDNLDLLCPEKLDEIEFGETNIVKLQSGAELSAKWVIGADGANSAVRQQAGIGITAWDYRQHCMLINVETEQPQQDITWQQFLPTGPRSFLPLCSLTSDGQEVGQGSLVWYDSPSRIKQLSSMSPEKLRNEVLANFPTELGDIKVLNSGSFPLTRRHAQSYFKNNCILVGDSAHTINPLAGQGVNLGFKDVAALLDISKEKGELNQAVARRYEVMRRGDNLMMQSGMDFFYKTFSNDIGPLKFVRNAALKLAENSGPIKAQVLKYALGL
- a CDS encoding ribose-phosphate pyrophosphokinase, translated to MPDMKLFAGNATPELAQRIADRLYISLGDATVDRFSDGEVAVQINENVRGSDVFLIQSTCAPTNDNLMELVVMIDAMRRASAGRITAVIPYFGYARQDRRVRSARVPITAKVVADFLSNVGVDRVLTIDLHAEQIQGFFDVPVDNIFGTPVLLEDMANRGLENPVVVSPDLGGVVRARATAKALGDVDIAIVDKRRPRANVSEVMNLIGDVEGRDCVIVDDMIDTGGTLCKAAEALKERGAKRVFAYATHAVFSGTAAENIRNSVLDQVIVTDSIKLSPEMAATGKVTELSLSRMLAEAIRRISNEESISAMFN
- the miaB gene encoding tRNA (N6-isopentenyl adenosine(37)-C2)-methylthiotransferase MiaB — its product is MSKKLLIKTWGCQMNEYDSSKMADLLNAANGYELTEVPEEADVLLLNTCSIREKAQEKVFHQLGRWKTLKDKKEGVVIGVGGCVATQEGDHIRQRAPYVDVIFGPQTLHRLPEMIKSSLSNEKPVMDISFPEIEKFDNLPEPKADGATAYVSIMEGCSKYCTYCVVPYTRGEEVSRPMDDVLYEVAQLAEQGVREVNLLGQNVNAFRGPTYEGDICTFAELLRLVASIDGIDRIRFTTSHPLEFGDDIIEVYKDTPELVSFLHLPVQSGSDRILTMMKRPHTAIEYKSIIRKLRKARPDIQISSDFIVGFPGESKQDFQDTMKLIKEVDFDMSFSFVFSPRPGTPAADYPCDVPAQEKKDRLWELQQTVNTQAMRFSRLMLGTEQRILVEGPSRKNLMELRGRTENSRVVNFEGSADLIGQFVDVKITEVYTNSLRGELVRTEKDMGLRVVMTPAEMMEKTKREDELGVATFTP
- the ychF gene encoding redox-regulated ATPase YchF: MGFKCGIVGLPNVGKSTLFNALTKAGIEAANFPFCTIEPNTGIVPVPDLRLDALAKIVNPQKILPTTMEFVDIAGLVAGASKGEGLGNKFLANIRETDAIGHVVRCFENENIVHVSGKVSPIEDIEVINLELALADLDSCERAIFRNAKKAKGGDKDAKFETTVLEKLLPILTEGGMARTVELAKEEVAAIDYLNFLTLKPTMYIANVAEDGFENNPYLDAVREYAEKENNVVVAVCAAIESELSELDDEDREEFLADMGIEEPGLNRVIRSGYELLTLQTYFTAGVKEVRAWTIPVGATAPQAAGKIHTDFEKGFIRAEVVGYEHFIEFGGESGAKDAGKWRLEGKEYIVKDGDVVHFRFNV
- a CDS encoding lactonase family protein; this translates as MKTLPLTIGCYTDTPSKSQGVYQTQLDLETGKLLPLELIAECHNPSFVTATKSGIYTASEVEQKKLPKLIHIPNVDSQIASNTGLISGAHPCHVAIDPHNKFAITSQYSSGTFDIFSLSINGNIDKRLKTIKMVGSGPNKDRQTSPHAHQCLFLQNSPQFVTVDLGTDRINFYYFDEEQEEFLDEPMQSIKAPAGNGTRHLIFNKAEDKAYVICELSETILILEKSLGIWNIVDEIDALPNMDKGEAAAAIKLSPDEQFLYVSCRHQSRISCFRIDSVTQKLIFMDSYDVEGKFPRDFHITNDGQWLIAANQHSNNLASFKRNVEDGSLTYTGCSLAIDAPVCVTQQQ